A genomic stretch from Lathyrus oleraceus cultivar Zhongwan6 chromosome 2, CAAS_Psat_ZW6_1.0, whole genome shotgun sequence includes:
- the LOC127120191 gene encoding CDK5RAP1-like protein — MMASALSSIINQPHTAQRLKLHSPSSFTTLTFFKHKYKPHSSSSPRPLRLIAASRTFSVSNKSEEPSLRQFIARASLTASQLQPHVVADTEVSSTGRIYHETYGCQMNVNDMEIVLSIMQNAGYNEIVAVPENAEIIFINTCAIRENAELKVWQRLNYFWFLKRNWKANVAKGRSQSLRPPKVVVLGCMAERLKEKILDADKMVDVVCGPDAYRDLPRLLEEVEYGQKGINTLLSLEETYADINPVRVSKNSISAFVSIMRGCNNMCSFCIVPFTRGRERSRPVDSIVREVAELWKEGVKEVTLLGQNVNSYNDASVVEKEAESGSNWKLSEGFSSISKVRTTGLRFADLLDRLSSEFPEMRFRFTSPHPKDFPDELLYLMRERHNICKLIHLPAQSGSTIMIERMRRGYTREAYLSLVEKIRNIIPDVALSSDFICGFCGETEEDHSDTLSLVKEVGYDMAYMFAYSMREKTHAHRNYVDDVPEETKQRRLTELIETFRESTGKCYDEQVGTTQLVLVEGPNKRAPDTELIGKSDKGHRVLFVNLPILDREDVNTKRNPVVGDYVEVRITRSSRASLFGNALAITKLSSFYINLEKEAVACSM; from the exons ATGATGGCTTCAGCTTTATCCTCTATCATCAACCAACCTCACACTGCTCAACGCTTAAAGCTTCATTCTCCATCTTCTTTCACTACTCTCACATTCTTCAAACACAAATACAAACCACACTCATCTTCATCTCCACGTCCTCTTCGTCTCATCGCTGCTTCTAGAACCTTCTCCGTTTCCAACAAATCGGAAGAACCTTCCCTCCGTCAATTCATCGCTCGAGCTTCTCTCACCGCTTCCCAACTTCAACCACA TGTTGTGGCGGATACTGAAGTTTCTTCAACTGGTCGAATCTATCATGAGACCTATGGATGTCAAATGAATGTTAATGATATGGAGATTGTTTTATCTATAATGCAAAATGCTGGATATAATGAAATTGTGGCTGTTCCGGAGAATGCAGagataatattcatcaacactTGTGCTATAAGAGAAAATGCAGAACTCAAAGTGTGGCAGAGGCTTAATTACTTTTGGTTTCTTAAGAGGAATTGGAAGGCCAATGTTGCTAAGGGAAGGTCACAATCTCTGCGTCCTCCGAAGGTGGTTGTTTTGGGATGTATGGCGGAGAGGTTAAAGGAAAAGATACTTGATGCGGATAAAATGGTTGATGTTGTATGCGGGCCGGATGCTTATAGGGATTTGCCGAGGTTATTGGAGGAGGTTGAGTATGGTCAGAAAGGGATTAACACTCTTCTTTCGCTTGAGGAGACTTATGCTGATATTAATCCGGTTAGGGTTTCTAAGAATTCAATTAGTGCTTTTGTTTCGATTATGAGGGGTTGCAACAATATGTGTTCGTTTTGTATTGTACCTTTTACTAGAGGCAGAGAGCGGTCACGCCCTGTGGATTCCATTGTGAGAGAGGTGGCAGAGCTTTGGAAAGAGGGTGTGAAAGAAGTAACGCTTCTTGGGCAGAATGTGAACAGCTACAATGATGCATCTGTGGTTGAAAAAGAGGCTGAATCAGGGTCCAATTGGAAACTTAGTGAAGGATTTTCCAGCATATCGAAGGTCAGAACCACAGGCTTAAGGTTTGCTGATCTGTTGGATAGACTCTCGTCGGAATTTCCTGAAATGCGATTCAGATTCACGTCTCCACACCCTAAAGATTTTCCAGATGAACTGCTTTATCTTATGCGTGAAAGACATAATATATGCAAATTGATACATTTACCTGCACAATCAGGAAGTACCATAATGATTGAGAGAATGAGGCGTGGATATACTCGAGAGGCTTACTTGAGTCTTGTTGAAAAAATTCGAAATATTATTCCAGATGTGGCCCTGAGTAGTGATTTCATTTGTG GATTTTGTGGAGAAACAGAAGAGGATCATTCTGACACATTGAGTCTTGTAAAAGAAGTTGGTTATGATATGGCATACATGTTTGCTTATAGCATGAGGGAGAAAACTCATGCCCACAGAAACTATGTCGATGATGTTCCTGAGGAAACTAAGCAGAGGAGGCTAACTGAACTTATTGAGACTTTCCGTGAGAGCACAGGAAAGTGTTACGACGAGCAGGTTGGAACTACACAGCTTGTATTAGTTGAAGGACCCAATAAAAGAGCTCCAGATACTGAACTTATTGGCAAAAGTGACAAGGGCCATCGGGTATTATTTGTCAATCTGCCAATCTTAGATAGGGAAGATGTTAATACAAAGAGAAATCCTGTAGTTGGTGATTACGTTGAAGTCCGGATAACAAGATCTTCAAGGGCATCGCTCTTTGGCAATGCACTTGCTATTACTAAACTGAGTTCGTTTTATATTAATCTGGAAAAAGAAGCTGTTGCATGCAGCATGTAA